The Pseudopipra pipra isolate bDixPip1 chromosome 6, bDixPip1.hap1, whole genome shotgun sequence genome includes a region encoding these proteins:
- the MADD gene encoding MAP kinase-activating death domain protein isoform X38, with the protein MVQKKRICPRLLDYLVIIGARHPSSDSVAQTPELLRRYPLEDHADFPLPPDVVFFCQPEGCLSVRQKRMSFRDDTSFVFTLTDKDTGVIRYGICVNFYRSFQKRVPKEKGEGTGGHRGREGQKVPKSGEASAPQEEVGTESSESGSSLQAPSAESTPDVNRSPRSKRLAKGSHRSRNSTLTSLCILSHYPFFSTFRECLYTLKRLVDCCSERLLGKKLGIPRGVQRDTMWRIFTGSLLVEEKSSALLHDLREIEAWIYRLLRSPMPVAGQKRVDVEVLPHELQPALTFALPDPSRFTLVDFPLHLPLELLGVDACLQVLTCILLEHKIVLQSRDYNALSMSVMAFVAMIYPLEYMFPVIPLLPTCMASAEQLLLAPTPYIIGVPASFFLYKLDFKMPDDVWLIDLDTNRVIVPTNAESLPALPEPEASELKKHLKQALASMSLNTQPILNLEKFQEGQEVPLLLGRPQNDLQSTPSTEFNPLIYGNDVDSVDVATRVAMVRFFNSPNVLQGFQMHTRTLRLFPRPVVAFQANSFLASRPKQTPFADKLSRTQAVEYFGEWSLNPTNYAFQRIHNNMFDPALIGDKPKWYAHQLQPIHYRVYDSNSQLAEALNIPAEKETDSDPTDDSGSDSVDYDDSSSSYSSLGDFVSEMMKCDINGDTPNVDPLTHAALGDASEVEFDDFQEYSGDMDEQTMDSENSQENNQPRSSSSTTASSSPSTVIHGANHEAADSAEIEEKLAAGFSNHLPSLPLQPSFPKISLDRRESDIAAGSMSSSEGVVRKREYDNPYFEPQYGFPTEDEDDEQEESYTPRFDQNLNGSRSQKLLRPNSLKLANDSDADSDSRASSPNSTVSNNSSEGFGGIMSFASSLYRNHSTSFSLSNLALPTKVGRDKNTPFPSLKGNRRALVDQKSSVIKHSPTVKRESPSPQGRTSNSSENQQFLKEVVHNVLDGQGVGWLNMKRVRRLLESEQLRVFVLSKLNRTIQSEEDARQDVIQDVEISRKVYKGMLDLLKCTVLSLEHSYANAGLGGMASVFGLLEIAHTHYYNKEPEKRKRSPTDGSVTPVGKDPGSSPRVEPKPAMQLPVPQIMPKPPSPAGKGPREFDTRSLKEENFIASIELWNKHQEVKKQKSLEKTRTEGVKQFDLGETDEKKSQISADSGLSLASGSQKSDFDSIPSGGPTVMVRSTSQDSEVSTVVSNSSGETLGADSDLSSNAGDGPSVENGGNLAGSRGTVSDSEIETNSATSSIFAKSHNLKQSVKDSKGSTPGRGPEEGNQRVYLYEGLLGRDKGSVWDQLEDAAMETFSMSKERSTLWDQMQFWEDAFLDAVMLEREGMGMDQGPQEMIDRYLSLGEHDRKRLEDDEDRLLATLLHNMIAYMLMIKVNKNDIRKKVRRLMGKSHIGLVHSQQINDILDKLANLNGRELPVRPSGSRHIKKQTFVVHAGTDTTGDIFFMEVCDDCIVLRSNIGTVYERWWYEKLINMTYCPKTKVLCLWRRNGQETQLNKFYTKKCRELYYCVKDSMERAAARQQSIKPGPELGGEFPVQDMKTGEGGLLQVTLEGINLKFMHSQFLKLKKW; encoded by the exons ATGGTGCAGAAAAAGAGAATCTGCCCCCGCTTATTGGACTATCTTGTCATCATTGGAGCCAG GCACCCAAGCAGTGATAGTGTTGCTCAGACTCCCGAACTGCTGCGACGTTACCCTCTAGAAGACCATGCAGACTTTCCTCTACCGCCTGATGTTGTGTTCTTCTGCCAGCCAGAAGGATGTCTGAGTGTGCGGCAAAAACGCATGAGCTTCCGTGATGACACCTCCTTTGTCTTCACCCTCACAGACAAGGATACAGGTGTCATTCGCTATGGAATCTGTGTCAACTTCTACCGCTCCTTCCAGAAGCGAGTACccaaggagaagggagaaggcaCAGGGGGACATCGAGGTCGGGAGGGACAGAAGGTCCCTAAATCTGGAGAGGCATCAGCACCCCAAGAGGAAGTGGGCACTGAGAGTTCAGAGAGTGGTTCTTCACTGCAGGCTCCAAGTGCAGAGTCTACCCCTGATGTGAATCGATCACCGCGCAGTAAGCGTCTGGCCAAAGGCAGTCATCGCTCTCGGAACAGCACCCTGACTTCACTGTGCATCCTTAGTCATTATCCCTTCTTTTCCACATTTCGTGAGTGTCTCTACACCCTCAAGAGACTTGTGGACTGCTGTAGTGAGAGATTGTTGGGCAAGAAGTTGGGCATTCCTCGTGGGGTGCAGAG GGATACGATGTGGCGGATTTTCACAGGCTCTCTCCTGGTGGAAGAAAAGTCCAGTGCGTTGCTACACGACTTGCGGGAGATTGAGGCTTGGATATACCGTCTGCTCCGGTCACCAATGCCCGTTGCTGGTCAGAAGCGGGTGGATGTGGAAGTCTTGCCACATGAGTTGCAGCCAGCTTTGACCTTTGCTCTGCCTGATCCATCCCGCTTCACCTTGGTGGATTTTCCATTACATCTGCCTTTGGAGTTGTTGGGAGTGGATGCCTGCCTGCAGGTGCTGACCTGCATCCTTTTGGAGCATAAG ATTGTATTGCAGTCCCGAGATTATAATGCACTTTCAATGTCTGTGATGGCCTTTGTGGCCATGATCTACCCATTAGAGTACATGTTCCCCGTGatccctctgcttcccacctGCATGGCCTCTGCAGAACAG ttgcttctAGCCCCTACGCCTTATATCATTGGTGTTCCAGCAAGTTTCTTTCTTTACAAactggatttcaagatgcctGATGATGTTTGGCTTATTGACCTGGATACCAACAGG GTGATTGTTCCCACAAATGCAGAATCTttgccagcactgccagaaCCAGAAGCTTCAGAGCTGAAAAAGCATCTGAAACAG GCCCTGGCCAGCATGAGTCTGAATACTCAGCCCATTCTTAATCTAGAGAAGttccaggaggggcaggaggtgccactgctgctgggaagaCCACAGAATGATTTGCAGTCTACTCCTTCCACAGAATTCAACCCCCTGATCTATGGAAATGATGTGGACTCTGTCGATGTGGCTACCAG aGTTGCTATGGTGAGATTCTTCAACTCACCAAATGTTTTGCAAGGTTTCCAAATGCATACTCGCACTCTTCGTCTCTTCCCACGACCAGTGGTGGCCTTCCAGGCAAATTCTTTTCTTGCCTCTAGGCCGAAGCAAACACCTTTTGCAGATAAGCTTTCCAGAACACAGGCAGTAGAATACTTTGGAGAATGGTCACTCAATCCTACTAACTATGCTTTCCAAAGAATTCATAACA ACATGTTTGACCCAGCCCTGATTGGTGACAAACCCAAGTGGTATGCTCACCAGCTGCAGCCGATCCACTATCGAGTCTATGACAGTAATTCACAGCTGGCTGAAGCACTGAATATCccagcagagaaagaaacagattcTGATCCCACTGATGACAG tggcagtgacaGTGTCGACTATGACGACTCAAGTTCCTCCTACTCCTCCCTTGGTGACTTTGTCAGTGAGATGATGAAATGTGACATTAATGGTGATACCCCAA ATGTTGACCCCCTGACTCATGCAGCCCTTGGTGATGCTAGTGAAGTGGAATTTGATGATTTTCAAGAATATTCAGGGGATATGGATGAACAGACCATGGACAGTGAGAACTCCCAGGAGAACAATCAGCCTCGTTCAAGTTCCAGTACTACAGCCAGTAGCAGCCCCAGCACTGTCATCCATGGAGCAAATCAT GAGGCAGCAGACTCAGCAGAAATAGAAGAGAAGTTGGCTGCTGGATTTTCAAACCACCTCCCTTCCTTGCCACTGCAACCAAGCTTTCCCAAGATAAGCTTGGATCGTCGTGAGAGTGACATTGCAGCTGGCAGCATGAGCTCCTCAGAAGGGGTGGTGAGGAAGCGAGAGTATGACAATCCATACTTTGAACCTCAGTATGGTTTTCCTACGGAGGATGAAGATGATGAGCAGGAAGAGAGCTACACCCCAAGATTTGACCAGAATCTCAATGGAAGCAG GTCTCAGAAGTTACTCCGGCCAAACAGTTTAAAACTGGCCAATGATTCTGATGCAGATTCAGATTCCAGGGCCAGCTCCCCAAACTCTACTGTCTCCAACAACAGCAGTGAAGGTTTTGGGGGCATCATGTCTTTTGCAA GCAGCTTGTACAGAAACCACAGCACAAGTTTCAGTTTGTCCAACTTAGCCCTACCAACGAAAGTTGGGAGAGACAAGAATACTCCTTTTCCCAGCCTGAAAG GAAATAGACGAGCTCTTGTGGATCAAAAATCTTCAGTCATAAAGCACAGCCCAACAGTGAAGAGGGAATCTCCATCGCCTCAGGGACGAACTAGCAATTCCAG TGAGAAccagcagttcctgaaggaGGTGGTACACAATGTTCTTGATGGGCAGGGTGTTGGCTGGCTGAATATGAAGAGAGTCCGACGTCTGCTGGAGAGTGAGCAGCTCCGTGTCTTTGTACTAAGCAAGCTGAATCGCACCATCCAGTCAGAAGAAGATGCTCGACAGGATGTCATACAGGACGTG GAGATCAGCCGCAAGGTTTATAAAGGAATGCTGGACTTGCTGAAGTGCACAGTCTTAAGCTTGGAGCATTCATATGCAAATGCTGGCCTGGGAGGCATGGCCAGTGTTTTTGGCCTGCTAGAGATAGCACATACTCACTATTATAATAAAG aaccagaaaagagaaaacGCAGTCCAACAGATGGATCTGTCACTCCAGTTGGCAAGGATCCTGGATCATCCCCAAGAGTGGAGCCAAAACCTGCGATGCAGCTGCCGGTACCTCAGATAATGCCAAAGCCACCAAGCCCTGCAGGCAAAGGGCCAAGGGAGTTTGACACAAGAAGtctaaaggaagaaaattttattgCTTCCATTG AATTGTGGAACAAGCACCAGGaagtgaaaaagcaaaaatctttggaaaaaacga gAACAGAAGGTGTGAAACAATTCGATTTGGGAGAAACAGATGAGAAGAAATCCCAAATCAGTGCAGACAGTGGCCTCAGTTTGGCCTCAGGTTCTCAG AAGAGTGATTTTGACTCTATTCCCAGTGGAGGACCAACAGTTATGGTCCGAAGTACAAGCCAGGATTCTGAAGTCAGCACTGTG GTTAGTAACAGTTCTGGAGAGACATTAGGAGCAGACAGTGACTTGAGTAGCAATGCTGGTGATGGCCCGAGTGTGGAAAATGGTGGCAATTTGGCAGGATCCAGAGGCACTGTGTCAGACAGCGAAATTGAGACAAACTCTGCTACTAGCTCTATCTTT GCGAAGTCTCACAACCTGAAGCAGAGTGTGAAGGATAGCAAAGGCAGTACTCCAGGGAGAGGTCCAGAGGAAGGGAACCAACGTGTCTATCTATATGAAGGACTTTTGG GTAGGGATAAAGGATCTGTCTGGGACCAGTTAGAGGATGCTGCAATGGAAACCTTCTCTATGA GCAAAGAGCGTTCAACTTTATGGGACCAGATGCAGTTCTGGGAAGATGCTTTTTTGGATGCTGTAATGTTAGAGAGAGAAGGAATGGGGATGGACCAGGGACCTCAGGAGATGATTGACAG GTATCTTTCCCTGGGAGAACATGATCGAAAGCGTTTGGAGGATGATGAGGACCGTTTGTTGGCTACACTGCTGCATAATATGATTGCCTATATGCTTATGataaag GTGAACAAGAAtgatattaggaaaaaggtGCGACGTCTAATGGGAAAATCACATATTGGATTGGTGCACAGTCAGCAAATAAACGATATTCTAGACAAACTTGCCAATCTG aatgGACGGGAACTCCCTGTGAGACCCAGTGGCAGCCGCCATATCAAGAAGCAGACTTTTGTAGTACATGCTGGGACAGACACAACAGGAGACATATTTTTTATGGAG GTATGTGATGATTGTATTGTGCTTAGAAGCAACATTGGAACTGTCTATGAACGTTGGTGGTATGAGAAACTCATCAACATGACTTACTGTCCCAAAACAAAAGTGCTCTGCCTCTGGCGCAGGAATGGTCAGGAGACACAACTGAACAAGTTCTACACAAAGAAG TGTCGGGAACTATACTACTGTGTAAAAGACAGTATGGAGCGAGCAGCAGCAAGACAGCAGAGCATTAAACCAG
- the MADD gene encoding MAP kinase-activating death domain protein isoform X33 — MVQKKRICPRLLDYLVIIGARHPSSDSVAQTPELLRRYPLEDHADFPLPPDVVFFCQPEGCLSVRQKRMSFRDDTSFVFTLTDKDTGVIRYGICVNFYRSFQKRVPKEKGEGTGGHRGREGQKVPKSGEASAPQEEVGTESSESGSSLQAPSAESTPDVNRSPRSKRLAKGSHRSRNSTLTSLCILSHYPFFSTFRECLYTLKRLVDCCSERLLGKKLGIPRGVQRDTMWRIFTGSLLVEEKSSALLHDLREIEAWIYRLLRSPMPVAGQKRVDVEVLPHELQPALTFALPDPSRFTLVDFPLHLPLELLGVDACLQVLTCILLEHKIVLQSRDYNALSMSVMAFVAMIYPLEYMFPVIPLLPTCMASAEQLLLAPTPYIIGVPASFFLYKLDFKMPDDVWLIDLDTNRVIVPTNAESLPALPEPEASELKKHLKQALASMSLNTQPILNLEKFQEGQEVPLLLGRPQNDLQSTPSTEFNPLIYGNDVDSVDVATRVAMVRFFNSPNVLQGFQMHTRTLRLFPRPVVAFQANSFLASRPKQTPFADKLSRTQAVEYFGEWSLNPTNYAFQRIHNNMFDPALIGDKPKWYAHQLQPIHYRVYDSNSQLAEALNIPAEKETDSDPTDDSGSDSVDYDDSSSSYSSLGDFVSEMMKCDINGDTPNVDPLTHAALGDASEVEFDDFQEYSGDMDEQTMDSENSQENNQPRSSSSTTASSSPSTVIHGANHEAADSAEIEEKLAAGFSNHLPSLPLQPSFPKISLDRRESDIAAGSMSSSEGVVRKREYDNPYFEPQYGFPTEDEDDEQEESYTPRFDQNLNGSRSQKLLRPNSLKLANDSDADSDSRASSPNSTVSNNSSEGFGGIMSFASSLYRNHSTSFSLSNLALPTKVGRDKNTPFPSLKGNRRALVDQKSSVIKHSPTVKRESPSPQGRTSNSSENQQFLKEVVHNVLDGQGVGWLNMKRVRRLLESEQLRVFVLSKLNRTIQSEEDARQDVIQDVEISRKVYKGMLDLLKCTVLSLEHSYANAGLGGMASVFGLLEIAHTHYYNKEPEKRKRSPTDGSVTPVGKDPGSSPRVEPKPAMQLPVPQIMPKPPSPAGKGPREFDTRSLKEENFIASIGTEGVKQFDLGETDEKKSQISADSGLSLASGSQKSDFDSIPSGGPTVMVRSTSQDSEVSTVVSNSSGETLGADSDLSSNAGDGPSVENGGNLAGSRGTVSDSEIETNSATSSIFAKSHNLKQSVKDSKGSTPGRGPEEGNQRVYLYEGLLGKERSTLWDQMQFWEDAFLDAVMLEREGMGMDQGPQEMIDRYLSLGEHDRKRLEDDEDRLLATLLHNMIAYMLMIKVNKNDIRKKVRRLMGKSHIGLVHSQQINDILDKLANLNGRELPVRPSGSRHIKKQTFVVHAGTDTTGDIFFMEVCDDCIVLRSNIGTVYERWWYEKLINMTYCPKTKVLCLWRRNGQETQLNKFYTKKCRELYYCVKDSMERAAARQQSIKPGPELGGEFPVQDMKTGEGGLLQVTLEGINLKFMHSQVFIELNHIKKCNTVRGVFVLEEFVPETKEVVSHKYKTPMAHEICYSVLCLFSYVAAIRGKEAENKSKPPRPVSS; from the exons ATGGTGCAGAAAAAGAGAATCTGCCCCCGCTTATTGGACTATCTTGTCATCATTGGAGCCAG GCACCCAAGCAGTGATAGTGTTGCTCAGACTCCCGAACTGCTGCGACGTTACCCTCTAGAAGACCATGCAGACTTTCCTCTACCGCCTGATGTTGTGTTCTTCTGCCAGCCAGAAGGATGTCTGAGTGTGCGGCAAAAACGCATGAGCTTCCGTGATGACACCTCCTTTGTCTTCACCCTCACAGACAAGGATACAGGTGTCATTCGCTATGGAATCTGTGTCAACTTCTACCGCTCCTTCCAGAAGCGAGTACccaaggagaagggagaaggcaCAGGGGGACATCGAGGTCGGGAGGGACAGAAGGTCCCTAAATCTGGAGAGGCATCAGCACCCCAAGAGGAAGTGGGCACTGAGAGTTCAGAGAGTGGTTCTTCACTGCAGGCTCCAAGTGCAGAGTCTACCCCTGATGTGAATCGATCACCGCGCAGTAAGCGTCTGGCCAAAGGCAGTCATCGCTCTCGGAACAGCACCCTGACTTCACTGTGCATCCTTAGTCATTATCCCTTCTTTTCCACATTTCGTGAGTGTCTCTACACCCTCAAGAGACTTGTGGACTGCTGTAGTGAGAGATTGTTGGGCAAGAAGTTGGGCATTCCTCGTGGGGTGCAGAG GGATACGATGTGGCGGATTTTCACAGGCTCTCTCCTGGTGGAAGAAAAGTCCAGTGCGTTGCTACACGACTTGCGGGAGATTGAGGCTTGGATATACCGTCTGCTCCGGTCACCAATGCCCGTTGCTGGTCAGAAGCGGGTGGATGTGGAAGTCTTGCCACATGAGTTGCAGCCAGCTTTGACCTTTGCTCTGCCTGATCCATCCCGCTTCACCTTGGTGGATTTTCCATTACATCTGCCTTTGGAGTTGTTGGGAGTGGATGCCTGCCTGCAGGTGCTGACCTGCATCCTTTTGGAGCATAAG ATTGTATTGCAGTCCCGAGATTATAATGCACTTTCAATGTCTGTGATGGCCTTTGTGGCCATGATCTACCCATTAGAGTACATGTTCCCCGTGatccctctgcttcccacctGCATGGCCTCTGCAGAACAG ttgcttctAGCCCCTACGCCTTATATCATTGGTGTTCCAGCAAGTTTCTTTCTTTACAAactggatttcaagatgcctGATGATGTTTGGCTTATTGACCTGGATACCAACAGG GTGATTGTTCCCACAAATGCAGAATCTttgccagcactgccagaaCCAGAAGCTTCAGAGCTGAAAAAGCATCTGAAACAG GCCCTGGCCAGCATGAGTCTGAATACTCAGCCCATTCTTAATCTAGAGAAGttccaggaggggcaggaggtgccactgctgctgggaagaCCACAGAATGATTTGCAGTCTACTCCTTCCACAGAATTCAACCCCCTGATCTATGGAAATGATGTGGACTCTGTCGATGTGGCTACCAG aGTTGCTATGGTGAGATTCTTCAACTCACCAAATGTTTTGCAAGGTTTCCAAATGCATACTCGCACTCTTCGTCTCTTCCCACGACCAGTGGTGGCCTTCCAGGCAAATTCTTTTCTTGCCTCTAGGCCGAAGCAAACACCTTTTGCAGATAAGCTTTCCAGAACACAGGCAGTAGAATACTTTGGAGAATGGTCACTCAATCCTACTAACTATGCTTTCCAAAGAATTCATAACA ACATGTTTGACCCAGCCCTGATTGGTGACAAACCCAAGTGGTATGCTCACCAGCTGCAGCCGATCCACTATCGAGTCTATGACAGTAATTCACAGCTGGCTGAAGCACTGAATATCccagcagagaaagaaacagattcTGATCCCACTGATGACAG tggcagtgacaGTGTCGACTATGACGACTCAAGTTCCTCCTACTCCTCCCTTGGTGACTTTGTCAGTGAGATGATGAAATGTGACATTAATGGTGATACCCCAA ATGTTGACCCCCTGACTCATGCAGCCCTTGGTGATGCTAGTGAAGTGGAATTTGATGATTTTCAAGAATATTCAGGGGATATGGATGAACAGACCATGGACAGTGAGAACTCCCAGGAGAACAATCAGCCTCGTTCAAGTTCCAGTACTACAGCCAGTAGCAGCCCCAGCACTGTCATCCATGGAGCAAATCAT GAGGCAGCAGACTCAGCAGAAATAGAAGAGAAGTTGGCTGCTGGATTTTCAAACCACCTCCCTTCCTTGCCACTGCAACCAAGCTTTCCCAAGATAAGCTTGGATCGTCGTGAGAGTGACATTGCAGCTGGCAGCATGAGCTCCTCAGAAGGGGTGGTGAGGAAGCGAGAGTATGACAATCCATACTTTGAACCTCAGTATGGTTTTCCTACGGAGGATGAAGATGATGAGCAGGAAGAGAGCTACACCCCAAGATTTGACCAGAATCTCAATGGAAGCAG GTCTCAGAAGTTACTCCGGCCAAACAGTTTAAAACTGGCCAATGATTCTGATGCAGATTCAGATTCCAGGGCCAGCTCCCCAAACTCTACTGTCTCCAACAACAGCAGTGAAGGTTTTGGGGGCATCATGTCTTTTGCAA GCAGCTTGTACAGAAACCACAGCACAAGTTTCAGTTTGTCCAACTTAGCCCTACCAACGAAAGTTGGGAGAGACAAGAATACTCCTTTTCCCAGCCTGAAAG GAAATAGACGAGCTCTTGTGGATCAAAAATCTTCAGTCATAAAGCACAGCCCAACAGTGAAGAGGGAATCTCCATCGCCTCAGGGACGAACTAGCAATTCCAG TGAGAAccagcagttcctgaaggaGGTGGTACACAATGTTCTTGATGGGCAGGGTGTTGGCTGGCTGAATATGAAGAGAGTCCGACGTCTGCTGGAGAGTGAGCAGCTCCGTGTCTTTGTACTAAGCAAGCTGAATCGCACCATCCAGTCAGAAGAAGATGCTCGACAGGATGTCATACAGGACGTG GAGATCAGCCGCAAGGTTTATAAAGGAATGCTGGACTTGCTGAAGTGCACAGTCTTAAGCTTGGAGCATTCATATGCAAATGCTGGCCTGGGAGGCATGGCCAGTGTTTTTGGCCTGCTAGAGATAGCACATACTCACTATTATAATAAAG aaccagaaaagagaaaacGCAGTCCAACAGATGGATCTGTCACTCCAGTTGGCAAGGATCCTGGATCATCCCCAAGAGTGGAGCCAAAACCTGCGATGCAGCTGCCGGTACCTCAGATAATGCCAAAGCCACCAAGCCCTGCAGGCAAAGGGCCAAGGGAGTTTGACACAAGAAGtctaaaggaagaaaattttattgCTTCCATTG gAACAGAAGGTGTGAAACAATTCGATTTGGGAGAAACAGATGAGAAGAAATCCCAAATCAGTGCAGACAGTGGCCTCAGTTTGGCCTCAGGTTCTCAG AAGAGTGATTTTGACTCTATTCCCAGTGGAGGACCAACAGTTATGGTCCGAAGTACAAGCCAGGATTCTGAAGTCAGCACTGTG GTTAGTAACAGTTCTGGAGAGACATTAGGAGCAGACAGTGACTTGAGTAGCAATGCTGGTGATGGCCCGAGTGTGGAAAATGGTGGCAATTTGGCAGGATCCAGAGGCACTGTGTCAGACAGCGAAATTGAGACAAACTCTGCTACTAGCTCTATCTTT GCGAAGTCTCACAACCTGAAGCAGAGTGTGAAGGATAGCAAAGGCAGTACTCCAGGGAGAGGTCCAGAGGAAGGGAACCAACGTGTCTATCTATATGAAGGACTTTTGG GCAAAGAGCGTTCAACTTTATGGGACCAGATGCAGTTCTGGGAAGATGCTTTTTTGGATGCTGTAATGTTAGAGAGAGAAGGAATGGGGATGGACCAGGGACCTCAGGAGATGATTGACAG GTATCTTTCCCTGGGAGAACATGATCGAAAGCGTTTGGAGGATGATGAGGACCGTTTGTTGGCTACACTGCTGCATAATATGATTGCCTATATGCTTATGataaag GTGAACAAGAAtgatattaggaaaaaggtGCGACGTCTAATGGGAAAATCACATATTGGATTGGTGCACAGTCAGCAAATAAACGATATTCTAGACAAACTTGCCAATCTG aatgGACGGGAACTCCCTGTGAGACCCAGTGGCAGCCGCCATATCAAGAAGCAGACTTTTGTAGTACATGCTGGGACAGACACAACAGGAGACATATTTTTTATGGAG GTATGTGATGATTGTATTGTGCTTAGAAGCAACATTGGAACTGTCTATGAACGTTGGTGGTATGAGAAACTCATCAACATGACTTACTGTCCCAAAACAAAAGTGCTCTGCCTCTGGCGCAGGAATGGTCAGGAGACACAACTGAACAAGTTCTACACAAAGAAG TGTCGGGAACTATACTACTGTGTAAAAGACAGTATGGAGCGAGCAGCAGCAAGACAGCAGAGCATTAAACCAG